The following are encoded together in the Leptospira langatensis genome:
- a CDS encoding SpoIIE family protein phosphatase, protein MFHRFGTIFGSQFAIHVLVSYIPDKLRVFPENALLRSVFFFIFLLPSILTAEGIQRISSFDTITRLDSNADHSWEITEESLDPQEYSRAFLRGEDTGIRTDRYNVPGVHQASKEEVQKVYIIKKFIAPETWTAPGLSVRLGTLSDKDKTYLNGRLIGETGDMNSTEPQAYDKVRIYEFPSSIIRKGEMNILVIEVKKYFHPEVGIEQDRTEIGDTQLIEQDYYRSEYTKIALLMIYFTVASYFLFLFVRRRTDTENLYFGLFTIFLVLYQFLRNQIKYDLGISFLYMKKTEYIILTALIPVFANFVRAYFKFPRNIYANLLDGVYGIFVIFYLVSNDVLLYNKLNNFGVQFGWSLYIILVFYYLIGRILKKDKDAILILAGVAVVGLSTILDSLSNRNIFVFPRTVGYTFFFFVISIATILANKFVRLNEQVEELNEHLEHKVEERTQELNESLAHVNKLKTQQDGDYFLTSLLIQPLFTNQNESSKLKIDFFSKQKKSILFKNKQYEIGGDISIAGNISIRGEKHSVFVNGDAMGKSIQGAGGALVMGTVFQSLLSRTNRNGGHTRSPESWLKESFLELQSIFESFDGSMYISVVIGLLNERTGGLHYINAEHPWPVLYRDAQASFLDNEMSLRKIGIPGNENGFEVRFFQLRKHDVLILGSDGKDDLLIGNDDRGRIVNEDETRFLKTVELAEGDLEKIYNETLKFGELTDDFTLLRLEYLVEPQIESVSLQDVLQKAGTLFKEKSYDSATEYLEKYANHFPDQEEFFLLLGKSYLKRKEYALAAKNFEKAADLNPKRIESQYYASYGNKLNKDFQKAEHFGKITYRLDSNLLPNLVNLADIYKNLNKSEDAKQFVQKAKQIDPNHPSVLRLADIF, encoded by the coding sequence ATGTTTCACCGTTTCGGTACTATTTTCGGATCTCAGTTTGCAATACACGTTCTAGTTTCTTATATTCCAGACAAACTTAGGGTCTTTCCTGAAAACGCTCTACTTCGGAGCGTTTTCTTTTTTATCTTCCTTCTTCCTTCTATTCTAACTGCCGAAGGGATCCAGAGAATTTCGTCCTTCGATACGATCACTCGTTTGGATTCGAATGCGGATCATTCTTGGGAGATCACAGAAGAGTCTCTAGATCCCCAAGAGTATTCTCGAGCATTCTTAAGGGGGGAAGATACCGGGATCCGCACGGATCGATACAATGTTCCCGGAGTGCACCAAGCAAGTAAGGAAGAGGTGCAGAAAGTATATATTATCAAGAAATTTATCGCTCCGGAGACTTGGACTGCGCCCGGACTTTCCGTGCGTTTGGGAACTCTTTCCGACAAGGACAAGACATATCTAAATGGAAGGCTGATCGGAGAAACGGGGGACATGAATTCTACCGAGCCCCAGGCATACGACAAGGTCCGGATCTACGAGTTCCCTTCTTCTATTATCCGAAAAGGAGAAATGAACATCCTCGTTATAGAAGTGAAGAAATACTTCCATCCTGAGGTCGGGATAGAGCAGGACCGGACGGAGATCGGGGACACTCAGCTGATCGAACAGGATTATTATAGATCCGAATATACTAAGATCGCTCTTTTGATGATCTATTTCACTGTGGCCTCTTATTTTCTGTTCTTGTTTGTAAGAAGGAGGACTGACACAGAAAATCTATATTTCGGGCTCTTTACCATTTTCCTGGTCTTGTATCAGTTTTTGAGAAATCAGATCAAATACGATCTTGGGATCTCCTTCTTGTACATGAAGAAAACGGAATATATTATTCTGACTGCCCTGATCCCCGTATTTGCGAACTTCGTTCGTGCCTATTTCAAATTTCCTCGGAATATCTATGCGAATCTTTTGGACGGGGTCTATGGCATATTTGTGATCTTCTATCTCGTTTCGAACGATGTGCTCCTATACAATAAACTGAATAATTTCGGGGTCCAGTTCGGTTGGTCCCTCTATATTATACTTGTTTTCTATTATTTAATTGGTCGCATCCTGAAAAAGGACAAGGATGCGATCCTGATCTTGGCGGGAGTTGCAGTCGTTGGACTATCTACGATCTTGGATTCTTTGTCGAACCGGAATATTTTCGTTTTTCCTAGAACGGTCGGATATACATTCTTCTTCTTTGTGATCAGTATTGCTACCATACTCGCGAACAAATTCGTGCGATTGAACGAACAGGTAGAGGAGTTGAATGAGCACCTGGAGCATAAGGTAGAGGAGAGGACCCAGGAGCTGAATGAATCCTTGGCTCATGTGAATAAGCTAAAAACGCAGCAGGATGGGGATTACTTTCTGACTTCTCTATTGATACAGCCTCTGTTCACGAACCAAAATGAGAGTTCTAAACTGAAGATAGACTTCTTCTCCAAACAGAAGAAATCCATTCTGTTCAAGAACAAACAATATGAAATAGGCGGAGATATCAGTATCGCGGGGAATATTTCTATCCGAGGGGAAAAGCATTCCGTATTCGTAAACGGAGATGCCATGGGAAAATCCATCCAAGGCGCGGGCGGTGCCCTGGTGATGGGAACCGTATTCCAATCCTTGCTCAGTCGTACCAATCGGAACGGTGGGCATACTAGATCTCCCGAGTCTTGGCTCAAGGAATCCTTCTTGGAATTGCAAAGTATCTTTGAGTCTTTCGACGGTTCCATGTACATTTCCGTAGTGATAGGGCTTTTGAACGAGAGGACGGGAGGATTGCATTATATCAATGCGGAACATCCTTGGCCCGTTCTATATAGAGATGCACAGGCCAGCTTCCTGGATAACGAGATGTCTTTGCGCAAGATAGGAATACCCGGGAACGAGAATGGTTTCGAAGTCAGGTTCTTTCAATTAAGAAAGCATGATGTTCTGATCCTAGGATCCGACGGGAAGGACGATCTATTGATCGGAAACGACGATCGGGGAAGGATCGTAAACGAGGACGAGACCAGATTCCTAAAAACAGTCGAACTTGCCGAAGGAGATCTGGAGAAGATCTACAATGAGACATTGAAGTTCGGGGAGCTCACGGATGATTTTACCCTGCTTCGCTTAGAGTATTTGGTGGAACCTCAGATCGAGAGTGTTTCTCTCCAAGATGTTTTACAAAAAGCAGGAACTCTATTTAAGGAAAAATCCTACGATTCGGCTACGGAATACTTGGAGAAGTATGCGAATCATTTCCCGGACCAGGAAGAATTCTTTCTTTTGCTCGGTAAATCCTATTTGAAACGAAAAGAATACGCGCTCGCCGCTAAGAATTTTGAAAAGGCAGCCGATCTAAATCCGAAACGGATCGAATCTCAGTATTACGCTTCTTATGGGAATAAGCTTAACAAGGATTTCCAAAAGGCGGAACACTTCGGAAAGATTACCTACCGATTGGATTCCAATCTGCTGCCCAATTTAGTGAACTTGGCGGATATTTACAAAAACTTAAACAAATCCGAAGACGCTAAGCAATTCGTGCAAAAGGCCAAACAGATCGATCCGAATCATCCTAGCGTATTGAGGCTCGCCGATATATTCTAA
- a CDS encoding HEAT repeat domain-containing protein, producing MKQNKYSIFMKYLFSFLVLLEIGCMGPPKPDLLPEIQEEEPPSLEKLESDLKGENPRLRSLALLELAKRNERRFIPIAREILRSGKEPLTKAPAVLALGIWKDRSSLAEILKLLHPKSGVDMETVLESISRMEDPSAGNQVATLLSDESSTLRLLAVDTLVRIHARQSGAAILNAAKANKDFEKAKTFAMALGKLNIKESEEYLIGLAGSAEPGPTLAASYLALGNIGSKKAVPLLVKALQGDFDKGRENSTQALVDIKDPRSIPLVLPILENPNREIRYRAADVLIGVHDPSTPGRLLDILAKGPGISKGPASHVLGRIKYLPAREKMEQVLLDQTVPDREIVAQALGYLGDKKSIPVLAKVLREDTSEAKYGAVWALGAIGSEEALPYIEEACASKDQKLAKIASESLGMVASPKSLALLDKKTEDFPDLAPMTLAAIASIKGSESTKILEKYAVSNNWNLHQVAVSQLAGKKDPESIPTLISLLEDEKVQRNRKLVVSALRSITGLKYSSKNEWINWFRLETKKKNHS from the coding sequence ATGAAACAAAACAAATATTCTATTTTTATGAAATACCTTTTCTCCTTTCTGGTCTTGCTGGAGATCGGATGCATGGGGCCTCCAAAACCGGATCTCTTACCTGAAATACAGGAAGAAGAACCGCCTAGTCTGGAAAAATTGGAATCCGATCTCAAAGGAGAAAATCCTAGATTAAGATCCTTGGCTCTCTTGGAACTTGCCAAGCGAAATGAGAGAAGGTTTATCCCCATTGCCAGAGAAATCCTTCGTTCCGGAAAAGAGCCTCTGACCAAGGCTCCCGCAGTCCTTGCCTTGGGGATCTGGAAGGATAGATCTTCGTTAGCAGAGATCCTAAAACTACTCCATCCCAAATCGGGAGTGGATATGGAAACCGTATTAGAATCCATTTCCAGAATGGAAGATCCAAGTGCGGGAAATCAAGTCGCCACTCTGCTCAGCGACGAGAGCTCTACCCTAAGACTCTTGGCGGTGGATACTTTGGTAAGGATCCATGCTAGACAATCCGGGGCGGCCATTCTAAACGCGGCAAAAGCGAACAAGGACTTTGAAAAAGCCAAGACCTTTGCTATGGCATTAGGAAAATTGAATATAAAGGAATCGGAAGAATATCTGATCGGGTTAGCTGGTTCGGCCGAACCCGGCCCAACCCTTGCTGCTTCTTATTTGGCCTTAGGAAATATCGGGAGCAAGAAAGCCGTGCCTCTTCTTGTAAAAGCTCTGCAAGGCGATTTCGATAAAGGAAGGGAAAATTCGACCCAGGCTCTTGTAGATATCAAGGATCCTCGTTCGATTCCCTTAGTCCTACCTATTTTAGAAAATCCGAATAGAGAGATCCGCTATAGAGCTGCGGATGTGCTAATAGGCGTGCATGACCCTTCTACTCCTGGGCGTTTGTTAGATATACTCGCAAAGGGCCCCGGAATCTCCAAGGGACCGGCGTCGCATGTATTAGGAAGGATCAAGTATCTTCCCGCAAGAGAGAAGATGGAGCAGGTCTTATTGGATCAAACAGTACCCGACAGAGAAATAGTCGCGCAAGCCTTAGGGTATCTAGGAGACAAGAAAAGTATTCCTGTGTTGGCTAAGGTCTTAAGAGAAGATACAAGTGAGGCGAAATATGGAGCGGTATGGGCCTTAGGAGCGATCGGTTCCGAAGAAGCATTGCCTTATATCGAAGAAGCTTGTGCCTCCAAAGACCAAAAGCTCGCAAAGATCGCCTCCGAAAGTTTAGGAATGGTAGCTTCTCCGAAATCCTTGGCTCTATTGGACAAGAAGACCGAAGATTTTCCGGATCTGGCTCCGATGACCTTGGCTGCGATCGCTTCTATCAAAGGATCCGAATCCACAAAGATCTTAGAAAAATATGCGGTAAGCAATAACTGGAATCTACATCAGGTCGCTGTCTCTCAGTTGGCAGGCAAGAAAGATCCGGAAAGTATCCCGACGCTCATTTCATTGTTAGAAGATGAGAAGGTCCAGAGAAATAGAAAGTTAGTCGTTTCTGCCTTGAGATCCATCACCGGATTGAAATATTCTTCGAAGAACGAATGGATCAACTGGTTTCGCTTGGAAACCAAGAAGAAGAACCATTCTTAG
- a CDS encoding questin oxidase family protein, producing the protein MIETSYNSLDEALGELLPYSTELKNGLTSHATMVAEALCALGKQEEVIPWIQNYILGMEKKPPAQEVITDENWKGALGKTARNTDWVLFFEKELEHASWKEVLNVWVDRLSPGFCADATHGIIRVGHAVRSLSHSESEIRIREFAEALGRWACTYQVLPDQRTNPLFIGRPRAAISKVRIVPKEFRKYNGTIVSALEDLDQDPNFSSVISMVDLSGDIGASISEMTSVFANVFLENAHDTLGAIVFTHGVTSLVAFRHLLPFLAEDTKRKTLEYAWQSSCSLYVSFGDPIPFQAKEKKILDRETLIDMAVRNGDEHTIKLTEACLVENEIHPDPVYFLASERACQLLKA; encoded by the coding sequence ATGATCGAAACCTCTTACAATTCTTTGGATGAAGCCTTAGGGGAATTGCTTCCCTATTCCACGGAGCTCAAGAACGGGCTTACAAGCCATGCCACAATGGTAGCAGAAGCGCTCTGTGCCTTGGGCAAACAAGAAGAAGTAATTCCTTGGATACAAAACTATATTCTGGGGATGGAGAAGAAGCCTCCCGCTCAAGAGGTCATTACCGATGAGAATTGGAAGGGGGCCCTCGGAAAGACAGCGCGTAACACCGATTGGGTGCTCTTCTTTGAAAAGGAATTAGAACATGCTTCGTGGAAGGAGGTCCTGAATGTCTGGGTAGATCGACTTTCTCCCGGGTTTTGTGCAGATGCAACCCATGGGATCATTCGTGTTGGCCACGCAGTTCGTAGTCTATCGCATTCGGAAAGCGAGATCAGGATCCGTGAATTTGCAGAAGCCTTAGGAAGATGGGCTTGTACATACCAGGTGCTTCCGGATCAAAGAACGAACCCTCTTTTCATAGGCAGGCCTAGGGCTGCGATCTCAAAAGTCCGGATCGTTCCGAAAGAATTCAGAAAATATAATGGAACCATCGTCTCTGCTCTGGAAGACCTCGATCAGGATCCTAATTTTAGCTCGGTGATCAGTATGGTGGATCTGAGTGGGGATATAGGAGCAAGTATCTCCGAAATGACTTCCGTATTTGCGAATGTATTCCTGGAGAATGCACATGATACGTTGGGTGCGATCGTTTTCACTCACGGGGTTACAAGTCTCGTCGCATTTCGTCATCTTCTTCCTTTTTTGGCGGAGGATACCAAGAGAAAGACCTTGGAGTATGCCTGGCAATCTTCCTGTTCTTTGTATGTAAGCTTTGGGGATCCGATCCCATTCCAAGCAAAGGAAAAGAAGATCCTGGATCGGGAGACCTTGATCGATATGGCAGTACGGAACGGGGACGAGCATACGATCAAATTGACCGAAGCTTGTTTGGTGGAGAATGAGATCCATCCGGATCCGGTCTATTTCTTAGCGTCAGAAAGAGCCTGTCAGTTGCTGAAGGCCTAA
- a CDS encoding helix-turn-helix transcriptional regulator — MKIFVWNSRSLFIGRLEHLSFHSERSAYLICSLSSENFRIAEEPEGDWKICRSVLVPQGLQVQIDAKNDLISAMSIETQDVHKFLPDPKAARIQIEPVLLENAFRNISILLQETDSDTDKQKELLEELDRLIPANFTPRKMDPRISAVVEKVSEDLSENISTEELAILAGLSVSRLEHLFKEASGISLSEFRTWQRVKAAALAIANGENLTEAAQSAGFYDSAHFSNSFKKTYGFPPSLFLNPKTKFHFF, encoded by the coding sequence TTGAAAATCTTCGTTTGGAATTCCAGATCCCTTTTTATCGGAAGATTGGAACATCTCTCCTTTCATTCGGAACGTTCCGCCTATCTGATCTGCAGCTTAAGCTCGGAAAATTTCCGGATTGCGGAGGAGCCGGAAGGAGACTGGAAGATCTGTAGATCCGTTTTGGTTCCCCAAGGACTCCAGGTCCAGATCGATGCAAAGAACGATCTCATCTCCGCTATGAGCATAGAGACCCAAGACGTTCATAAGTTCCTACCTGATCCGAAAGCGGCAAGAATACAGATCGAACCTGTGCTCTTAGAGAATGCTTTTAGAAATATCTCGATACTTCTGCAAGAAACAGACTCCGACACCGACAAGCAGAAGGAATTATTAGAAGAGTTGGACCGACTGATCCCGGCAAATTTCACTCCTAGAAAAATGGACCCAAGGATCTCCGCCGTTGTGGAGAAGGTTTCCGAAGATCTTTCGGAGAATATAAGCACGGAAGAACTCGCAATTCTTGCAGGACTTTCCGTGTCGAGATTAGAGCATTTATTTAAAGAAGCCTCCGGGATCTCTCTCAGTGAGTTCAGGACTTGGCAAAGAGTAAAGGCTGCCGCCCTTGCCATTGCAAACGGAGAGAATCTCACCGAGGCCGCGCAAAGCGCCGGCTTCTACGACTCGGCACACTTCTCCAATTCTTTTAAGAAGACATACGGATTTCCGCCTTCTCTCTTCTTGAATCCTAAAACTAAATTCCATTTCTTCTAA
- the dapA gene encoding 4-hydroxy-tetrahydrodipicolinate synthase, protein MFQGVFTAIITPFRNGKIDYDSYFSLLDKQIQARVSGVVPCGTTGESPTLSHEEHAELIRETVKHVKKRILVVAGTGSNSTREAVELTEAACKDGVDGILQVNPYYNKPTQEGLYLHFKEVADHSSVPVMLYNIPGRTSVNLLPETVLRLSEHPKIRSMKEATGDLGQMAKLISLVGDKMTVLSGDDNLTLPLLSVGGKGVVSVISNIFPESLVKLVESFQKGDLATAQKIHYDFLDFFSLAFLETNPIPIKAVMHWNGYSSAEIRLPMTTLTPGAGADKLKKTVSDLVAKGYK, encoded by the coding sequence ATGTTTCAAGGCGTTTTTACGGCCATTATTACCCCCTTCCGGAACGGAAAAATCGATTACGATTCTTATTTTTCCCTTTTGGACAAGCAGATCCAGGCAAGGGTAAGCGGAGTGGTGCCTTGCGGTACAACCGGCGAATCTCCCACTCTTTCCCACGAAGAACACGCGGAACTGATCCGCGAAACCGTGAAACATGTAAAGAAGCGTATCTTGGTCGTGGCGGGAACCGGTTCGAATTCCACTCGTGAAGCTGTCGAACTGACGGAGGCTGCTTGCAAGGATGGAGTGGACGGGATCTTACAGGTCAATCCGTACTATAACAAGCCTACGCAAGAAGGTCTTTATCTTCATTTTAAGGAAGTCGCGGATCATTCTTCCGTGCCGGTGATGCTGTACAATATTCCCGGAAGGACCTCCGTGAATCTATTGCCGGAGACTGTGTTACGTCTTTCCGAACATCCTAAGATCCGTTCCATGAAAGAAGCTACTGGAGATCTGGGCCAGATGGCAAAGTTGATCTCCTTGGTGGGAGACAAGATGACTGTTCTTTCCGGAGACGATAATTTGACGCTTCCACTACTTTCTGTGGGAGGGAAGGGAGTTGTTTCCGTGATCTCCAATATCTTTCCGGAAAGTTTGGTGAAACTTGTGGAATCTTTTCAGAAGGGAGATCTGGCTACGGCACAAAAGATCCATTATGATTTTCTGGACTTCTTCTCTCTTGCATTCTTGGAAACGAATCCGATCCCGATCAAGGCAGTCATGCATTGGAACGGATACTCTTCTGCGGAGATCCGTTTGCCTATGACTACTCTGACCCCGGGAGCCGGAGCGGATAAGTTGAAAAAAACCGTATCCGATCTAGTCGCAAAAGGTTATAAATAA
- the dapB gene encoding 4-hydroxy-tetrahydrodipicolinate reductase, with the protein MSRKNRVAVIGASGRMGKAIIQVLSQSKLSELSASVVSKGSVYLGLDSGLHSGLKQNEILFSDDLTKAISDADTVIDFSIREALPEVLEYCKASKKPVVVGTTGLDETHKDLLRETSKSIPIVYSPNMSIGVNLLFKLTEIAAKVMGDLADIEILDIHHRHKKDAPSGTAEKLKNILLETLGRTESNIVHGRQGLLSERDPKEIAIHTFRAGEVIGDHTVYFFTPEERVEITHKAQDRKTFAVGSVKAAEFLVGREKGLYDMLSVLGL; encoded by the coding sequence TTGTCCCGTAAGAATCGCGTAGCAGTCATAGGAGCCTCCGGAAGAATGGGGAAGGCAATCATCCAAGTGCTTTCCCAATCTAAACTTTCTGAACTCTCCGCGAGTGTTGTCAGCAAGGGCTCCGTGTATTTAGGTTTGGATTCCGGTTTGCATTCCGGGCTCAAGCAAAATGAGATCTTATTCTCAGACGATCTTACAAAAGCGATCTCGGACGCGGACACTGTAATCGACTTCTCCATTCGGGAAGCTCTTCCGGAAGTATTAGAATATTGTAAAGCTTCTAAGAAGCCGGTCGTCGTGGGAACTACCGGTCTTGACGAGACTCATAAAGATCTATTGAGAGAAACTTCTAAGTCTATTCCTATCGTATATTCCCCGAATATGTCTATCGGAGTGAATCTTCTGTTCAAGCTGACGGAGATCGCGGCAAAGGTAATGGGGGATCTGGCGGATATTGAGATACTGGATATCCATCATCGTCATAAGAAAGATGCTCCTTCCGGAACTGCGGAGAAGTTAAAAAACATTCTTTTGGAAACCTTGGGCCGTACTGAGTCCAATATTGTACACGGAAGACAGGGGCTCCTATCCGAAAGGGATCCGAAAGAGATCGCAATTCATACGTTCCGAGCGGGAGAAGTGATCGGGGATCATACAGTGTATTTCTTCACTCCGGAAGAAAGAGTGGAGATCACTCATAAGGCGCAGGACAGAAAGACATTCGCAGTCGGTTCCGTAAAAGCCGCAGAGTTCTTGGTCGGAAGAGAAAAAGGACTCTATGATATGCTCTCCGTTCTAGGGTTATAG
- the cdaA gene encoding diadenylate cyclase CdaA, with the protein MGFFKNITLFQSDKFGINVILDILIVSFLIYQFYSTIRRTRGVQLLLGIGLIWVLGIFAQYLEFELLDWIIDNIRPALVFAIIVLLQPELRKITGDMARLRLFRPFLLKTATDLDEIVEAAKIMARNKTGSLIAIVREHSLKDIAEQAVQLDAILSTSLLLTIFKKNTALHDGAVIIEQNRIACAGAFLPMATNLDDARMGARHRAALGIAEESDAVIVVTSEETGEISVCHDGEMIHPVKPIELKNLLNTILQEKKAGPSSEKKSELEEKEEPNV; encoded by the coding sequence ATGGGTTTTTTTAAGAATATTACCCTGTTCCAAAGCGATAAGTTCGGGATCAATGTGATCCTGGATATTCTTATCGTAAGCTTTCTTATCTATCAATTTTATTCTACGATCCGAAGAACCAGAGGAGTTCAGCTTCTTTTAGGTATAGGACTGATCTGGGTCTTGGGGATCTTTGCGCAGTATCTGGAATTCGAGTTATTGGACTGGATCATAGATAATATCCGTCCAGCTCTCGTGTTCGCCATCATCGTTCTATTGCAACCGGAACTTCGTAAGATCACGGGAGACATGGCGAGACTCCGGCTATTCCGACCTTTCTTGCTGAAGACTGCAACGGATCTGGACGAGATCGTAGAGGCGGCCAAGATCATGGCCCGCAATAAGACGGGTTCACTCATTGCGATCGTTCGAGAGCATAGTCTCAAGGATATTGCGGAGCAGGCAGTGCAGTTGGATGCGATCCTTTCTACGAGCCTTCTTCTTACCATCTTCAAGAAGAATACCGCATTGCATGACGGTGCCGTTATCATCGAACAGAACAGGATCGCTTGTGCCGGTGCCTTCTTGCCGATGGCTACGAACCTGGATGATGCCAGAATGGGTGCAAGACACCGAGCTGCACTCGGGATCGCCGAAGAATCCGACGCGGTCATAGTGGTCACTTCCGAAGAGACCGGAGAGATCTCTGTGTGTCACGACGGAGAAATGATCCATCCGGTCAAACCGATCGAGCTCAAGAACCTATTGAATACGATACTTCAGGAGAAGAAGGCGGGTCCTTCCTCGGAGAAAAAATCAGAATTAGAGGAAAAGGAGGAGCCGAATGTTTAA
- a CDS encoding YbbR-like domain-containing protein: protein MFKLLLNNWQAKLGSVLLATLFYINLQNSKILVRETNIKIEYPKLTGGMSVAKGSDTTFPVKVEGVRDYVNFYTPSLKAYVNPAELHPGENMVSITRIGGIPAGLRVTRLKEKVKIIVESNVSRVLVLEPKFHGDPPKDYIKSSHFVSPASLVVVGNHSEFDKLGRMNYLPQISLADKTKTFTQKFKVPDLPAGLRYRDNIKEVSVTVNIVADSSTPGESIVLGVPVRCDNLDKNLEAEFSEQEVSVKLKSKTPLRSIQIIKGLSARVVCANKYDPKTKKILPDNKPVMTKVRLEKDLKTLKSVEIQGIFPDRISIFYRIRPDLNQTGDGTEDGSDGSSDPNSEEPLPEPEEE from the coding sequence ATGTTTAAGCTTCTCCTGAATAACTGGCAGGCAAAGCTGGGATCCGTTCTTCTTGCTACATTATTCTATATTAATTTACAAAATTCTAAAATTCTTGTGAGGGAGACCAATATCAAGATCGAATACCCCAAACTTACCGGAGGAATGAGTGTAGCTAAGGGCTCCGATACTACCTTTCCCGTAAAGGTAGAAGGGGTAAGGGACTATGTGAACTTCTATACTCCTTCCTTAAAGGCGTACGTGAATCCTGCCGAACTCCATCCTGGGGAAAATATGGTAAGTATTACCCGCATTGGTGGGATACCTGCCGGGCTCAGGGTCACTCGCTTAAAAGAAAAGGTCAAGATCATTGTAGAGTCCAATGTGAGCCGGGTTTTGGTATTGGAGCCAAAGTTCCATGGAGATCCCCCGAAGGATTATATAAAATCCTCTCATTTCGTTTCGCCTGCAAGTCTGGTTGTCGTTGGAAATCATTCGGAATTTGATAAATTGGGAAGAATGAACTATCTTCCTCAGATTTCTCTGGCGGATAAAACGAAAACATTTACTCAGAAATTTAAGGTTCCCGATCTTCCTGCCGGATTAAGGTATAGGGATAATATCAAAGAAGTTTCCGTAACTGTGAATATAGTCGCAGACTCTTCCACTCCGGGAGAAAGCATTGTCTTAGGGGTTCCAGTCAGATGCGATAACTTGGATAAAAATCTCGAAGCCGAGTTTTCCGAGCAGGAAGTTTCCGTAAAATTGAAATCTAAAACTCCTCTACGGAGCATACAGATCATCAAGGGTCTTTCCGCGAGAGTGGTTTGCGCTAATAAGTACGACCCTAAGACAAAGAAAATTCTTCCGGATAATAAACCGGTCATGACAAAGGTTCGATTAGAAAAAGATCTCAAAACCTTAAAGTCCGTCGAGATCCAGGGGATATTCCCGGACCGAATCTCCATCTTTTATAGGATCCGCCCGGATCTGAACCAAACAGGAGATGGCACCGAGGATGGAAGCGACGGAAGCAGTGATCCAAATTCCGAAGAGCCGCTACCGGAACCAGAGGAAGAATGA
- the acpS gene encoding holo-ACP synthase, with product MKISVGNDIVENSRIKDLLDKHGERFLKRVYSETEIAYCSGRKDPVPHLSGRFCVKEAFIKAIEAGDHVILDMREIELFGKDFGKKELVLHGKSKELFLEKGYSGVSVSISHAENYSTAIVVLYKE from the coding sequence ATGAAGATCAGTGTAGGGAATGATATCGTAGAAAATTCCAGGATCAAAGATCTTTTAGACAAGCATGGGGAAAGATTTTTGAAGAGGGTATATTCCGAGACAGAGATCGCATACTGTTCCGGAAGAAAGGATCCAGTTCCTCATCTCAGTGGCAGATTTTGCGTGAAAGAAGCCTTTATTAAGGCCATAGAAGCGGGAGATCATGTGATCCTGGACATGAGGGAAATCGAACTTTTCGGAAAGGATTTCGGAAAAAAAGAATTGGTACTTCACGGAAAATCCAAAGAATTGTTCCTCGAGAAAGGCTATAGCGGAGTTTCCGTTTCTATCAGTCACGCGGAGAATTATTCGACCGCAATAGTTGTTCTCTATAAGGAGTGA
- a CDS encoding tetratricopeptide repeat protein — protein MVTESFKETLKFYNEGLQLYKNRKFKEAWELFKKAVEITPNDGPSKKYIGRCEAFIANPPPEDWDGVFEMKTK, from the coding sequence ATGGTTACCGAATCTTTTAAGGAAACTCTGAAGTTTTACAACGAAGGCCTGCAGCTGTATAAGAACAGAAAGTTCAAAGAGGCTTGGGAATTATTCAAGAAGGCAGTGGAGATCACTCCGAACGACGGACCTTCTAAAAAATATATAGGACGCTGCGAAGCGTTTATCGCGAATCCTCCTCCCGAAGACTGGGATGGCGTATTCGAGATGAAAACAAAATAA
- a CDS encoding bactofilin family protein produces the protein MSKKATTAPKQQRTITEYGTISTILGRETSFSGILNFRKPLEISGEFEGEIESEGFLLVSEGARVRANIKAGTVIVGGEITGNVIATQRLEMLPSGKVNGNIKTAKLQIADGVIFQGNCEMILPNKD, from the coding sequence ATGTCAAAAAAAGCAACAACCGCCCCGAAACAACAACGCACCATTACGGAATACGGAACCATTTCGACGATCCTAGGGAGAGAGACCTCTTTCTCAGGGATCCTGAATTTCAGAAAACCCTTGGAGATCTCCGGAGAATTCGAAGGAGAGATAGAATCCGAAGGATTCCTATTAGTGAGCGAGGGGGCTCGGGTCCGTGCCAATATCAAGGCCGGAACTGTGATCGTAGGCGGTGAGATCACCGGGAATGTGATCGCTACCCAGCGCCTGGAAATGCTTCCAAGCGGTAAGGTAAACGGAAACATCAAGACTGCTAAGTTACAGATCGCTGACGGAGTCATCTTCCAAGGGAACTGCGAGATGATCCTGCCTAATAAGGATTGA